In Streptomyces sp. HUAS ZL42, the DNA window GAGCCCCCTTCGACCTGGACGCCAGCGCGCTGCTGTGCAACAGCGGGCGGGTGCTGGGGGACGAGTGGTTCGTCTTCTACAACCAGCTCAAGAGCCCGGACGGCTCGGTGGAGCACACAGGCGACAACCTCACCGGTGAGGGCGACGGCGACGACGAGTCGATTCTGGTCGACCTGTCCAAGGTGCCGGCCCACTGCGACAAGATCGTCTTCCCGGTCTCCATCCACATGGCCGACGAACGGGGCCAGACCTTCGGTCAGGTCAGCAACGCGTTCATCCGGGTGGTCAACCAGGCCGACGGCCAGGAGCTGGCGCGCTACGACCTCAGCGAGGACGCCTCCACCGAAACCGCGATGATTTTCGGCGAGGTCTACCGGTACCAGGGCGAATGGAAGTTCCGGGCGGTGGGACAGGGGTACGCGTCGGGGCTGCGGGGCATCGCTCTAGACTTTGGGGTCAACGTTTCGTAAAGCCGAGTACGGCGCGGGGGAGACCCTCCCCCAGACTTCGTCTGGGAGGCGCCCCCAACACACGATTGGGTAGCCAGTGCTTCTGAAAACCTTCGGCTGGTCGTTCGCGATTACCGCGCTCGGCTTGGTCGCTGCGGTCTTCTACGGGGGGTGGGAAGCCTTCGGCATCGTGGCGATCCTCTCCATCCTCGAGATCTCGCTGTCGTTCGACAACGCGGTGGTCAACGCCGGAATCCTGAAGAAGATGAATGCCTTCTGGCAGAAGATCTTCCTCACCATCGGCGTGCTCATCGCGGTCTTCGGCATGCGGCTGGTCTTCCCCGTCGTGATCGTCGCCGTCAGCGCCAAGATGGGCCCCATCGAGGCCGTCGACCTCGCGCTCAACAACAAGGACCGCTACCAGGAACTCGTGACCGACGCCCACCCGTCGATCGCCGCGTTCGGTGGCATGTTCCTGCTGATGATCTTCCTCGACTTCATCTTCGAGGACCGGGACATCCAGTGGCTGCGCTGGATCGAGCGCCCGCTGGCCAAGCTGGGCAAGGTCGACATGCTGTCGGTCTGCATCGCCCTCGTCGTCCTGCTGATCACCTCCTTCACCTTCGCGACCCACGCCCACCAGCACGGCGGCGCGCACGTCGACAAGGCGCAGACGGTCCTGATCTCCGGAATCGCGGGCCTGATCACCTACATGGTCGTCGGCGGACTCTCCGGCTACTTCGAGGACAAACTCGAGGAAGAGGAGGAGCGCGAGCACGAGGCGGAGGAGGCAGCCGCCCGCTCCGGAAAGCCACGCTCGGCGATCCTCCTGGCCGGCAAGGCCGCCTTCTTCATGTTCCTCTACCTCGAGGTCCTCGACGCGTCCTTCTCCTTCGACGGCGTGATCGGCGCCTTCGCCATCACCAACGACATCGTGCTGATGGCGCTGGGTCTGGGCATCGGCGCGATGTACGTCCGGTCGCTGACCGTGTACCTCGTGCGCCAGGGCACCCTCGACGACTACGTCTACCTGGAGCACGGCGCCCACTACGCGATCGGTGCGCTGGCCGTGATCCTGATGGTCACCATCCAGTACGAGATCAACGAGGTGATCACCGGCCTCGTCGGCGTCGTGCTGATCGCCTGGTCCTTCTGGTCCTCCGTGCGCCGCAACCGCGCGCTGGCAGCGGCAGAGGGAAAAGCTGAGGACTCGGACGAAAAGGCTGAAGTCTCGTCCGGGGTGTGATCACCTTCTGAGTGAGGAACGCTCTGTGCGGGGCGGCCGTCGAGGACGTGTCCTCGGGCCGCCCCGCCGGTCTTTCGAGTGAACGTGGGGGGCGGGAATGGGCTTCTTCGACGGCTGGCGCGGACGCACGGCCGACTTCGACTCCGGCAGTGCGGCGACCAACGCCATCGAGCTGACCAAACGGCACCACCAGGTCTCGCTCACCAAACAGGACGCGGCCAACGGTCATCTCCGCATCAACCTGAACTGGCGGATGCGAACCTCCGACATCGGCGGCTCCCAGCGGGAGAGCCTGCTGCGGCACCCCTTCAAGGCACTCCGGCCGCCGGAGGTCATAGGGCACAGCCAGAGCATGGTCAACGTGGACCTCGACCTGGGGTGCCTGTACGAGCTGCAGGACGGCACCAAGGGGGTCGTCCAGCCGCTCGGAAGCTACTTCGGCGACGTGAACGCACCGCCGTACGTGAAGCTCAGCGGCGACGACCGGTTCGGTTCGGCGTCCGGTGAGACGATCTACGTCAACCTCGACCACCGGGACGAGATCAAGCGGCTGCTGGTCTTCGTGTACATCTACGACCAGACGCCCGCGTTCGACCGTACGCACGCGATCGTGACGCTGTATCCGAGCAACGGGCCGCGGATCGAGATAGGCCTGGACGAACGGCATCCGCAGGCGCGTTCCTGCGCGGTGGTGATGATCGAGAACGTGAAGGGGGAGATCGTCGTCCGGCGTGAGGTGAAGTTCGTGTACGGGTTCCAGGCGGAGCTGGACCGGCTGTACGGGTGGGGGCTGCAGTGGGGGCGGGGCTACAAGACGAAGGTGGAGCGTTAAGCCACGAGTCCCGAGCCCCGAGTCCCGAGCCCCGAGAGCCCCGAGCCCGCCGGCCCCTACGGCCGGATGAACTGAGGCCCCTGAGGAGGCAACCGGAAGTCTGGGTCCGCCACCGCCGTCACCGGCGGTGGGTAGCCGTACCCCGACGGTGCGCCCGTCGCGACCGGCGCCGTCTGCGGATAGCCGTACGCCGGCTGTGTCGTGGCCGGCTGCGGGTAGCCGTACGCGGGCTGGGTCGGGACGCCCGTCGGCTGTTCCGGGGGCAGGGGCTGGGAGATCTCGGGCTGGGCCGCCTCCGACTCGTCGACCGAGATGCCGAAGTCCGTGGCCAGGCCCTTCAGACCGTTGGAGTAGCCCTCGCCGAGGGCGCGGAACTTCCAGCCCTCGCCGCGGCGGTACAGCTCGCCGCAGATCAGGGCCGTCTCCTGGCCCGTCTCCGGCTTGATGTCGAAGTACGCCAGCGGCTCGCCGTCGGCGATCGTCGCGTCGTACAGCAGGATGCGCAGGTCCCGTACGCGGTCGAAGGTGACGCCGTCCGCCGAAGCGACGAGGAGGATCTGACCGACTCCGCCCTCGACACCGGCCAGATCCGTCTGGACGGTGTCGGTGAGGCCGTCGGCGATCCGCTTCTTGCCGAGCCGCCAGACCTTCCCGGAGGGGTGCCGGGGCTGGTTGTAGAAGACGAAGTCCTCGTCGGAGCGCACACGTCCGTCGGGGCCGAGGAGCAGCGCCGAGGCGTCGACGTCCGGGATCCCCTGCCCGGGCGTCCAGCGCAGCACGGCGCGCACCGTCGTGGCTTCGAGCGGTACGTTCGACCCCTTCAGCATCGCGTGCGTCATGCGGTCATCCTGCCCTCTCGGTCCTGATCACGACAACGCGGGGGGTACGACGGCCGACACTGGTGTGCTTGGCTTGCGTTACCTGAAATTCATGCCCGGTGGGAACCCCTGACATGGATCCCTACGTACTATTACCGGCCACCTATAGGCACTTTTCACCGGCCACTTCAGAGGCAGTTCCGTCACCACGGGGGAGTTCTATGCGTCATTTCGGGCACATCGCCCCTGAGGTGCGGCAGCGCCTCTTCCACCGGGAGCCGTGCGAGTTCGGCACGGACTCCCCGGCCAGGCTGCTCTCCGCGGCCCTGGGCGCCACGCTGTACAGTCCGGCCACCCGGCCGCGGCTCGCGGACGACATCGTCAAGCGGTCCGGGCACGGCGTGGTCTCGATGGTGCTGTGCCTGGAGGACTCGATCGGCGACGAGGACGTAACGGAGGGCGAGGAGAACCTCGTACGCCAGTTCGCGGACCTCGCCGGACGGCCGGGGGCCGAACTTCCGCTGCTCTTCATCCGGGTGCGTACGCCCGAGCAGATACCCGATCTCGTACGGCGGCTGGGCCCGGCCGCGCGGCTGCTGTCCGGGTTCGTGATGCCGAAGTTCACGGAGGAGCGGGGCATCCCCTTTCTGGAGGCGCTCGCCACGGCGGAGGCCGAGAGCGGTCGCCGTCTGTTCGCCATGCCCGTCCTCGAGTCGCCCGAGCTGCTGTACCGGGAGTCGCGGGTGGAGACGCTCGAGGGCATCTCCCGCGCGGTCGGCAAGTACCGCGAGCGGGTGCTGGCGCTGCGACTCGGCGTGACCGACTTCTGCTCCTCGTACGGGCTGCGCCGAGCCCCTGACATGACCGCGTACGACGTCCAGATCGTCGCCTCCGTGATCGCCGACGTGGTGAACATGCTGGGCCGCGCCGACGGCACCGGGTTCACGGTGACCGGGCCGGTGTGGGAGTACTTCCGGGTCCAGGAGCGCATGTTCAAGCCGCAGCTGCGCCGCAGCCCCTTCCTGGAGGGGCAGGCCGAGGAACTGCGCGAGGCCCTCATCGAGCACGCCATGGACGGGCTGCTGCGCGAGATCGCCCTCGACCAGGCCAACGGGCTGCTGGGCAAGACCTGCATCCACCCCTCACACGTACTGCCCGTGCACGCTCTGTCAGTGGTCAGTCACGAAGAGTTCAGCGACGCCCAGGACATCCTGCGGCCGGAACGGTGCGGTGGGGGTGTACTCAGGTCGGCATATACGAACAAAATGAACGAAGTGAAGCCGCACCGTGCGTGGGCCGAGCGGACCATGCTGCGTGCCGAGGTCTTCGGCGT includes these proteins:
- a CDS encoding TerD family protein, producing MGVTLAKGGNVSLSKAAPNLTQVMIGLGWDARSTTGAPFDLDASALLCNSGRVLGDEWFVFYNQLKSPDGSVEHTGDNLTGEGDGDDESILVDLSKVPAHCDKIVFPVSIHMADERGQTFGQVSNAFIRVVNQADGQELARYDLSEDASTETAMIFGEVYRYQGEWKFRAVGQGYASGLRGIALDFGVNVS
- a CDS encoding DUF475 domain-containing protein, with protein sequence MLLKTFGWSFAITALGLVAAVFYGGWEAFGIVAILSILEISLSFDNAVVNAGILKKMNAFWQKIFLTIGVLIAVFGMRLVFPVVIVAVSAKMGPIEAVDLALNNKDRYQELVTDAHPSIAAFGGMFLLMIFLDFIFEDRDIQWLRWIERPLAKLGKVDMLSVCIALVVLLITSFTFATHAHQHGGAHVDKAQTVLISGIAGLITYMVVGGLSGYFEDKLEEEEEREHEAEEAAARSGKPRSAILLAGKAAFFMFLYLEVLDASFSFDGVIGAFAITNDIVLMALGLGIGAMYVRSLTVYLVRQGTLDDYVYLEHGAHYAIGALAVILMVTIQYEINEVITGLVGVVLIAWSFWSSVRRNRALAAAEGKAEDSDEKAEVSSGV
- a CDS encoding Tellurium resistance, giving the protein MGFFDGWRGRTADFDSGSAATNAIELTKRHHQVSLTKQDAANGHLRINLNWRMRTSDIGGSQRESLLRHPFKALRPPEVIGHSQSMVNVDLDLGCLYELQDGTKGVVQPLGSYFGDVNAPPYVKLSGDDRFGSASGETIYVNLDHRDEIKRLLVFVYIYDQTPAFDRTHAIVTLYPSNGPRIEIGLDERHPQARSCAVVMIENVKGEIVVRREVKFVYGFQAELDRLYGWGLQWGRGYKTKVER
- a CDS encoding TerD family protein, coding for MTHAMLKGSNVPLEATTVRAVLRWTPGQGIPDVDASALLLGPDGRVRSDEDFVFYNQPRHPSGKVWRLGKKRIADGLTDTVQTDLAGVEGGVGQILLVASADGVTFDRVRDLRILLYDATIADGEPLAYFDIKPETGQETALICGELYRRGEGWKFRALGEGYSNGLKGLATDFGISVDESEAAQPEISQPLPPEQPTGVPTQPAYGYPQPATTQPAYGYPQTAPVATGAPSGYGYPPPVTAVADPDFRLPPQGPQFIRP
- a CDS encoding HpcH/HpaI aldolase/citrate lyase family protein produces the protein MRHFGHIAPEVRQRLFHREPCEFGTDSPARLLSAALGATLYSPATRPRLADDIVKRSGHGVVSMVLCLEDSIGDEDVTEGEENLVRQFADLAGRPGAELPLLFIRVRTPEQIPDLVRRLGPAARLLSGFVMPKFTEERGIPFLEALATAEAESGRRLFAMPVLESPELLYRESRVETLEGISRAVGKYRERVLALRLGVTDFCSSYGLRRAPDMTAYDVQIVASVIADVVNMLGRADGTGFTVTGPVWEYFRVQERMFKPQLRRSPFLEGQAEELREALIEHAMDGLLREIALDQANGLLGKTCIHPSHVLPVHALSVVSHEEFSDAQDILRPERCGGGVLRSAYTNKMNEVKPHRAWAERTMLRAEVFGVANEDIGFVELLAAGIPT